ACGCCAGCCCGAGCCTTCTGCCCCAGCTTTTCTCTCCGGTCCGCGGTGGGGTGGACGTGGCAGGGGCAGAGACGGGGGCACcccttctgtttccttctccccctccccaaggaAATGAAAATGGGGCAGGTTACCTGCCGGCTCAGGAAAGACAGACTGGCTCTCCACAGCATAGACTAGCGGCTCTTTCCCTCTGGGAAGCTAGTGGTTCGTTTTTGGCTCATTCCAACAAGGCAGGGAGCGAAGCACCAAAGGCCCAGGGAAAAGGCCCGTCGGGGGCGAGGGTCAGCCTGCTCGGGCAGGGGGACGGGCAGAGCCGTGGCCCTTCCTGAGATGGCAGGAGGCGAGGGGGCAGCTCCCTCCCCCGCCGTGCACCCCTCCTGCCCCCTCCTCAAGTCCGGAGTCTCCCACGTTTGGCCCCTTCTTGGTCAATGTCCAGTGTCCGGTCAGAACCCCCCCGCCCCCCCATCACTGTCCTCCCAAGCAATCCGGGCAGGGGCCTTTTCCAGGGCTGGACCCAGAGTCATTCGCCCCACCCCGGCGGCGCCCGGGTGCCCGTCTCGGATTCGCTACATTTTGCCAAGAGTCCACAGGAAGCGGGTCGGAAGGTCCTGCCCTCCAGACCTCCTCCGGCCGCCCCCCCACGCGGTGTCCTGGGAGCCGGCCCCGGAGGCTAGTTAGGCTCGATGTCTGGCATCCGGTTCCTTCGGTGGGGGGCCAGGAGCCCCGAGATGAGATTGTACAGAAGCCTCCAGGGCGAGAGGTGGCGTCTCTGCTCTTCCTCCCGTCTCTGTGGACAAATGGGGGGCACCGAGCGTTACAGGCGGCCATCGAGACTGGCCACCTGACCAAGACCCTTCTCTGGCCAGGGAGAGCCCTGAAGGCTCTCCTCCAAACAGTCCCTGAGGGTGGCAGAGGAAACGGTATCcccttctggggggggggggggaaactgAGCCTCAAGAAGGccagtgacttatccaggatcacacatgcTGGTGTTCCAATGgcttccaatgtggcctcagacacttgctggctgggtgaccctgggccagtcatttcacccccattccCCAGGCCtcccagctcttctgccttggaacctacccatagtattgactctaagatggaaggtgaggattaagaaacagaaaaacaaaaacaaataaagaaggcCTCTAGAGGGCTCCACTACAGACGGAGGGAGTgactggagtcgggaagaccagagttcaaatccagccacttAACAGTGGGTGGTCAACCTGTGTCTTCTGGAAAATGGCAATGCTCTCAGCACTTTCCTCCCAGGGTGGCTGTGAGGCGCTCAAGAGAGAATCAGGACAAAAGCTTCCACCTTAGGATCAATGCTGTGccctggttccaaggcagggtGAGGGGAGAAGTGACTGGACCAGGGTCACCCTGCCAGGAGGGCCACCATGACTCTTCCTCTGACTGAGGAAGGGGCTTCCCAGCGGTGAGAGAGTGCCAAGGCCCACTCAGAGGCTTTCTGGGGGATGAGGTCAGGCCCCGAAGCAGGCAGAGAGCCAGAGCCTGGGAGCCCGGCAACCCCGGGAGGCCCGTGCGGGGTCAGGGCCCGGCTCTGCCCCCCTCCCTCGCCCAGACGGCTTGTTTGTTCTGGGCAGGCGCTGAGCCAGCATCAGCAGGCGGGAAGTCGAGccgagggggaggggagggggaggaggagggagcagGGAGAGGGAGGCAGGCATTTACCAATGCTGACTCACTCGCTATAAATAGCCCAAGATATATGAGCCTCCGGGAGCCGCCGGCCCCTTCAGTCCCAGCCTGGGCTGGCCGCGGGAGGAAGTCGGGGAGCGACGGGCCCCCACCACACCCCCTCGGCCCCCCGGCTCCCCCGCGTGGGTGCGCGGCAGTCCGGCAGGCCCCTTCTCCCTACCCTCACTCACCCGCTGCTCATACAGGGCGTTGAGGTCATCGGCCATCCTGCGCAGCTGGGCGCCGATCTCCCGGTCCTGCTGCTCGCCTTGGTCCCCGTGCTCTGGGCCTAACACCCCCGGGGGGCCGCCAGACATGGGGGACGCTCCCTGGGGCTCTCCCTCCTGTCCCCCCTCCTCCTCAGCAGACCTCGGGCCCAGGGAGGGCTGGGAACCTTGGGGAGCCAAAGAAAAGCAGGGTCAGGGCCGGAGATCCGGGGGCTGGGCACTCGAAAGGGGGGGCCGCCCCCTCCAGAGGCCACTCAGGTAGACGGGTGCCCCCCCCCTCCGGCCCCGTTTGAACGCTTTCTCCCAGACACCAACGTGGACAAATTCATTGATTCAACAAGTATCAGGAGCCAGACACAGAGCCCTGGGCCCGAGTTCTAGTCCCCGGAACTGGGGGTGACCTTGGGGCCAAGCCCCCTCCCTTCCCCGGCtctggggaaagagaaggaggtgCAGGGAAGGTGGCTGGGCCAGGCGGAGAGTTCTTAACAGTACTGGGAGAAGCTCGGGAGTCTCCCCGGGAATTCTGGGGGTTCAGAGCATGGCAAAGGGGCCTGAAAAGCCCCCGGGGTTGGGGGGTCCCCAGCTCTCTCCCTGCTCAGCTTTCTGGAGACAGACTCGGAG
This portion of the Gracilinanus agilis isolate LMUSP501 unplaced genomic scaffold, AgileGrace unplaced_scaffold55853, whole genome shotgun sequence genome encodes:
- the BBC3 gene encoding bcl-2-binding component 3 isoform X2, which gives rise to MARAQQDGSSPEPVEGLPREGPRTFPLGRLMPSAVSCSLCEAGLNPSGDSMCPAPGPALAPPSLLPLAYFCTRQPRAYGGPRWARVARSPAAGSQGQSGSQPSLGPRSAEEEGGQEGEPQGASPMSGGPPGVLGPEHGDQGEQQDREIGAQLRRMADDLNALYEQRRREEEQRRHLSPWRLLYNLISGLLAPHRRNRMPDIEPN
- the BBC3 gene encoding bcl-2-binding component 3 isoform X1; amino-acid sequence: MARAQQDGSSPEPVEGLPREGPRTFPLGRLMPSAVSCSLCEAGLNPSGDSMCPAPGPALAPPSLLPLAYFCTRQPRAYGGPRWARVARSPAAGSQGQSGSQPSLGPRSAEEEGGQEGEPQGASPMSGGPPGVLGPEHGDQGEQQDREIGAQLRRMADDLNALYEQRVSEGREKGPAGLPRTHAGEPGGRGGVVGARRSPTSSRGQPRLGLKGPAAPGGSYILGYL